The proteins below come from a single Eptesicus fuscus isolate TK198812 chromosome 5, DD_ASM_mEF_20220401, whole genome shotgun sequence genomic window:
- the RPP25 gene encoding LOW QUALITY PROTEIN: ribonuclease P protein subunit p25 (The sequence of the model RefSeq protein was modified relative to this genomic sequence to represent the inferred CDS: inserted 3 bases in 3 codons) yields MTGDLRRPSCPAALPYAPQGAPSAPTAADPRIGPERGPTAKPTSPRPGSXPLAESYREVRSEEAPGAVHVRVKXGSKVRNRLALAIPSMAPPAARPVFSGGGRATPQTATQTATCAETLARRSLPPGPAAGHPSPSPRTENMPSLAILLSKEALGPRQPGYQXPTPHSGPSSPPTRATPERSREPAAGEGSAKGRTWAGAAERTGRPGNSGPGPPPDWVSHPAPPPGRAPSAVGAAVSWSSAGSRLPGLPWNAAATRGPRAASGAGLLPLRCLKMQNSTFSFAEPY; encoded by the exons ATGACCGGGGACCTTCGCCGGCCAAGTTGTCCCGCGGCGCTGCCTTATGCGCCACAGGGCGCGCCGTCCGCTCCCACAGCCGCGGACCCGCGGATTGGACCCGAGCG TGGCCCCACGGCCAAGCCCACGTCCCCGCGgcccggca tgccactcgcggAGAGCTACCGTGAGGTGCGCTCCGAGGAGGCGCCGGGCGCCGTGCACGTGCGGGTCA GGGGCAGCAAGGTCCGGAACCGACTAGCCCTCGCCATCCCCAGCATGGCGCCGCCGGCCGCGCGCCCCGTCTTCAGCGGCGGCGGTAGGGCCACCCCCCAGACCGCCACCCAGACCGCCACGTGTGCCGAGACCCTCGCGCGGCGGAGCCTCCCGCCGGGCCCAGCAGCCGGGCACCCGTCTCCGTCTCCGCGCACTGAAAACATGCCCAGCCTCGCCATCCTACTTTCCAAGGAGGCACTGGGGCCGCGCCAACCCGGCTACC CCCCGACACCCCACTCTGGCCCCTCGTCCCCGCCAACCCGGGCGACACCCGAGAGGAGCCGGGAACCCGCTGCCGGAGAAGGCTCCGCGAAGGGTCGCACCTGGGCCGGTGCTGCGGAGAGGACTGGACGGCCTGGGAACTCGGGCCCGGGGCCACCTCCCGACTGGGTTTCACACCCGGCGCCTCCGCCCGGACGTGCGCCTTCGGCCGTTGGCGCCGCGGTCTCCTGGAGCTCAGCCGGGTCTCGGCTCCCCGGGCTGCCCTGGAACGCCGCGGCCACAAGAGGACCCAGGGCAGCTTCGGGGGCGGGTCTCCTTCCCTTACGTTGCCTGAAGATGCAGAATTCCACCTTCAGCTTTGCTGAGCCATACTGA